The proteins below are encoded in one region of Ostrea edulis chromosome 3, xbOstEdul1.1, whole genome shotgun sequence:
- the LOC125677240 gene encoding amiloride-sensitive amine oxidase [copper-containing]-like isoform X2 translates to MGMEQTNSNNHSSDNMPSDFYSFSPQSDRESMRKTKAVRVTVCAQVTGVALFCVGLVVGLLIGIYGFNGTGKNEAPHSNQSPTLSKSVDSSGNGDSHSFIDPNKGASKNNRANNRNHDRHEHGHSHAPKDDVGSASSTRDSQRSHKHPPVDLHGHNHAPENLNGHDQDPADQQEHVHRPKDSHGHDHTPVDSHGHDHTPVDSHGHDHTPVDSHGHGHTPVDSHGHDHTPVDSHGHGHTPVDSHGHASAESHGHSHAHGGHDHPHSSSDSVLKSPNIETTLPSTDTGLDEWVDDVACVPCKWTHPVDGLTKLELFAPINSTEMIKAREALYREGIITIKPGQELAFNESYVQSMYLFPPNKTEALAYLDADGAFPGRYVTVMVVEGASEEPQLMKYKVGPLEGDSENITAIPLLKPNEVPFSHRPYDAIETREVIITVMSELNRINPMMQESFDSRSPYIDMSIMPNGPFIYNGERTSRWTAGLRGIGDKDFDFLNVVPLNGLVYHGGQDPSKWRVYNIFYLNQGPFNSVEDLYKAYKSTSLYKIQYPKGTRDLIKEVTFPKRRLSNPLRPNSHRTGTKTVEPTGPRYRMKGHDISWLGWEFSVTTSQHRGPAVFNVKFRGERVVYENALNDIGLLYSADGSGQDNIFYTDSTFGLGASKVAISEIDCPSHAAYIKSVMWNPVAMRGSERLTICIFEMDAQEPLYRHKGDDIEVGMRNRYLVARYPTQLGNYDYLIDFQFHLDGKIVTTATATGFIQASYLNTLSDFYNPKDPGRTPFGYRVSNDIIGPIHDHTFSFKVDLDVVSEKNDFELIHWKYGNVMDALRTVKKENMKYPNYFFHNQTRFVEWEHVQNETVLDIDSKHPKFWTFLNNNVKNFWKVSRGYRLVPMHSGTQNIENDHPDAKHLSFTQHHLTVTKRKENEQYVKPIYNPADTKDPEPSRKYVDDMVDGESIENTDIVAWVALGFLHIPTSEDVPMTTKVTSGFTLKPFNFFDTTAVFDMPSHAVGVNKTVFDSEPEEEPCQYIPLSVQG, encoded by the exons ATG GGGATGGAACAAACCAATTCTAACAACCACTCGTCAGATAACATGCCCAGTGACTTTTACTCCTTCTCTCCACAAAGTGATAGGGAATCAATGAGGAAAACAAAAGCCGTCAGAGTTACGGTCTGTGCCCAGGTGACGGGGGTGGCCCTCTTCTGTGTGGGACTAGTGGTGGGGCTTCTAATTGGAATCTACGGTTTTAACGGTACAGGAAAAAATGAGGCACCTCATTCCAACCAAAGTCCTACACTCAGTAAAAGTGTGGATTCAAGTGGAAACGGAGACTCTCATAGCTTTATAGACCCAAACAAAGGAGCGTCAAAGAACAATCGTGCAAATAACAGAAATCATGATAGACATGAACATGGGCACAGCCACGCTCCTAAAGATGATGTAGGCTCCGCATCCTCAACACGAGATTCTCAGCGATCACATAAGCACCCGCCAGTGGACTTGCACGGGCATAACCATGCTCCAGAAAATTTGAATGGGCATGACCAGGATCCAGCAGACCAACAAGAACATGTTCACAGACCAAAGGACTCACATGGGCATGATCACACTCCGGTAGATTCACATGGGCATGATCACACTCCAGTAGATTCACATGGGCATGACCACACTCCAGTAGATTCACATGGGCATGGCCACACTCCAGTAGATTCACATGGACATGATCACACTCCAGTAGATTCACATGGGCATGGCCACACTCCAGTAGATTCACATGGCCATGCCTCAGCAGAATCACACGGACACAGCCACGCACATGGAGGCCATGATCACCCACACTCTTCCTCGGACAGTGTTCTAAAATCTCCAAATATCGAAACAACTCTACCTAGCACGGACACAGGACTCGACGAATGGGTGGACGACGTAGCCTGTGTGCCATGTAAATGGACTCATCCGGTAGATGGATTAACGAAACTAGAACTGTTTGCTCCGATCAACTCTACTGAAATGATAAAGGCACGCGAGGCCCTCTACCGAGAAGGAATAATAACCATCAAACCCGGCCAAGAATTAGCTTTTAATGAGTCCTATGTTCAATCCATGTATCTATTTCCACCAAACAAGACAGAAGCTTTGGCGTACTTAGATGCAGATGGAGCTTTTCCTGGACGGTATGTCACTGTAATGGTTGTCGAAGGGGCTAGTGAAGAACCACAACTCATGAAATACAAAGTGGGGCCACTAGAGGGAGATTCAGAAAACATTACTGCCATACCCCTGTTGAAACCCAACGAAGTGCCATTCAGTCATCGTCCATATGATGCCATAGAGACAAGGGAAGTTATCATAACCGTGATGAGTGAGTTGAATCGCATTAATCCAATGATGCAGGAAAGTTTTGATTCTAGATCTCCATACATTGACATGAGTATCATGCCGAACGGACCCTTTATCTACAATGGCGAGCGGACGAGTCGATGGACTGCCGGATTGAGGGGAATCGGAGACAAAGATTTTGACTTTCTCAATGTAGTTCCACTGAACGGACTGGTTTATCATGGTGGACAAGATCCATCAAAATGGCGAGTTTATAATATATTCTATCTAAACCAGGGTCCGTTTAATTCTGTTGAAGATCTATACAAAGCCTACAAATCGACATCTTTGTACAAAATTCAGTATCCCAAAGGTACAAGGGATTTGATTAAAGAGGTCACATTTCCAAAACGCCGTTTATCCAACCCTTTGCGCCCGAATTCCCATCGAACTGGCACAAAAACGGTAGAACCCACTGGACCACGATACAGAATGAAGGGGCACGACATATCGTGGCTGGGTTGGGAGTTTTCAGTAACCACCTCACAGCATAGAGGACCAGCAGTCTTTAACGTTAAGTTCCGTGGAGAAAGAGTGGTGTATGAAAACGCATTGAACGACATAGGATTGCTTTATTCTGCGGACGGTTCCGGGCAGGACAACATCTTTTACACCGATTCTACTTTTGGTTTAGGAGCATCAAAAGTAGCTATTTCTGAGATCGACTGTCCATCCCATGCTGCTTATATTAAAAGCGTCATGTGGAACCCTGTGGCCATGAGAGGTTCGGAGAGACTTACGATTTGTATATTCGAAATGGATGCGCAGGAACCATTGTACAGGCATAAAGGCGATGATATTGAAGTGGGCATGCGCAACCGATATTTAGTAGCTCGGTATCCTACTCAACTTGGTAACTATGACTACTTGATTGATTTTCAGTTCCATCTTGACGGTAAAATAGTGACGACAGCAACAGCAACAGGTTTTATTCAAGCTTCATACTTGAACACTCTGAGCGATTTCTATAATCCTAAGGATCCGGGACGGACCCCGTTTGGCTACAGAGTGTCCAATGATATCATAGGACCTATTCACGATCACACTTTCTCTTTCAAAGTAGACCTGGACGTCGTTAGTGAGAAGAACGACTTCGAGCTGATTCACTGGAAATACGGCAATGTGATGGATGCCTTACGGACAGTGAAAAAGGAAAATATGAAGTAcccaaattatttttttcacaaCCAAACACGGTTTGTTGAATGGGAACATGTTCAAAATGAAACAGTTCTAGATATCGATTCTAAACACCCAAAATTTTGGACGTTTCTGAACAACAATGTAAAGAATTTCTGGAAAGTGAGTCGGGGATACCGCTTAGTGCCTATGCACTCGGGAACTCAAAACATAGAAAATGATCACCCGGATGCCAAACACCTATCATTTACACAACACCATCTAACGGTTACCAAAAGAAAAGAGAACGAACAGTATGTCAAACCAATTTACAATCCTGCTGACACAAAGGACCCCGAGCCATCCCGAAAGTATGTTGACGATATGGTGGACGGAGAGTCGATAGAGAATACCGACATCGTCGCCTGGGTCGCTTTAGGTTTCCTTCATATTCCTACGTCAGAGGACGTTCCCATGACAACAAAGGTCACTTCCGGTTTTACTTTAAAACCTTTTAACTTTTTTGACACCACGGCAGTTTTTGATATGCCGTCGCACGCAGTTGGCGTCAATAAAACAGTGTTTGACAGCGAACCGGAAGAGGAACCGTGTCAATATATACCACTCAGTGTTCAGGGGTGA
- the LOC125677240 gene encoding amiloride-sensitive amine oxidase [copper-containing]-like isoform X1 codes for MEQTNSNNHSSDNMPSDFYSFSPQSDRESMRKTKAVRVTVCAQVTGVALFCVGLVVGLLIGIYGFNGTGKNEAPHSNQSPTLSKSVDSSGNGDSHSFIDPNKGASKNNRANNRNHDRHEHGHSHAPKDDVGSASSTRDSQRSHKHPPVDLHGHNHAPENLNGHDQDPADQQEHVHRPKDSHGHDHTPVDSHGHDHTPVDSHGHDHTPVDSHGHGHTPVDSHGHDHTPVDSHGHGHTPVDSHGHASAESHGHSHAHGGHDHPHSSSDSVLKSPNIETTLPSTDTGLDEWVDDVACVPCKWTHPVDGLTKLELFAPINSTEMIKAREALYREGIITIKPGQELAFNESYVQSMYLFPPNKTEALAYLDADGAFPGRYVTVMVVEGASEEPQLMKYKVGPLEGDSENITAIPLLKPNEVPFSHRPYDAIETREVIITVMSELNRINPMMQESFDSRSPYIDMSIMPNGPFIYNGERTSRWTAGLRGIGDKDFDFLNVVPLNGLVYHGGQDPSKWRVYNIFYLNQGPFNSVEDLYKAYKSTSLYKIQYPKGTRDLIKEVTFPKRRLSNPLRPNSHRTGTKTVEPTGPRYRMKGHDISWLGWEFSVTTSQHRGPAVFNVKFRGERVVYENALNDIGLLYSADGSGQDNIFYTDSTFGLGASKVAISEIDCPSHAAYIKSVMWNPVAMRGSERLTICIFEMDAQEPLYRHKGDDIEVGMRNRYLVARYPTQLGNYDYLIDFQFHLDGKIVTTATATGFIQASYLNTLSDFYNPKDPGRTPFGYRVSNDIIGPIHDHTFSFKVDLDVVSEKNDFELIHWKYGNVMDALRTVKKENMKYPNYFFHNQTRFVEWEHVQNETVLDIDSKHPKFWTFLNNNVKNFWKVSRGYRLVPMHSGTQNIENDHPDAKHLSFTQHHLTVTKRKENEQYVKPIYNPADTKDPEPSRKYVDDMVDGESIENTDIVAWVALGFLHIPTSEDVPMTTKVTSGFTLKPFNFFDTTAVFDMPSHAVGVNKTVFDSEPEEEPCQYIPLSVQG; via the coding sequence ATGGAACAAACCAATTCTAACAACCACTCGTCAGATAACATGCCCAGTGACTTTTACTCCTTCTCTCCACAAAGTGATAGGGAATCAATGAGGAAAACAAAAGCCGTCAGAGTTACGGTCTGTGCCCAGGTGACGGGGGTGGCCCTCTTCTGTGTGGGACTAGTGGTGGGGCTTCTAATTGGAATCTACGGTTTTAACGGTACAGGAAAAAATGAGGCACCTCATTCCAACCAAAGTCCTACACTCAGTAAAAGTGTGGATTCAAGTGGAAACGGAGACTCTCATAGCTTTATAGACCCAAACAAAGGAGCGTCAAAGAACAATCGTGCAAATAACAGAAATCATGATAGACATGAACATGGGCACAGCCACGCTCCTAAAGATGATGTAGGCTCCGCATCCTCAACACGAGATTCTCAGCGATCACATAAGCACCCGCCAGTGGACTTGCACGGGCATAACCATGCTCCAGAAAATTTGAATGGGCATGACCAGGATCCAGCAGACCAACAAGAACATGTTCACAGACCAAAGGACTCACATGGGCATGATCACACTCCGGTAGATTCACATGGGCATGATCACACTCCAGTAGATTCACATGGGCATGACCACACTCCAGTAGATTCACATGGGCATGGCCACACTCCAGTAGATTCACATGGACATGATCACACTCCAGTAGATTCACATGGGCATGGCCACACTCCAGTAGATTCACATGGCCATGCCTCAGCAGAATCACACGGACACAGCCACGCACATGGAGGCCATGATCACCCACACTCTTCCTCGGACAGTGTTCTAAAATCTCCAAATATCGAAACAACTCTACCTAGCACGGACACAGGACTCGACGAATGGGTGGACGACGTAGCCTGTGTGCCATGTAAATGGACTCATCCGGTAGATGGATTAACGAAACTAGAACTGTTTGCTCCGATCAACTCTACTGAAATGATAAAGGCACGCGAGGCCCTCTACCGAGAAGGAATAATAACCATCAAACCCGGCCAAGAATTAGCTTTTAATGAGTCCTATGTTCAATCCATGTATCTATTTCCACCAAACAAGACAGAAGCTTTGGCGTACTTAGATGCAGATGGAGCTTTTCCTGGACGGTATGTCACTGTAATGGTTGTCGAAGGGGCTAGTGAAGAACCACAACTCATGAAATACAAAGTGGGGCCACTAGAGGGAGATTCAGAAAACATTACTGCCATACCCCTGTTGAAACCCAACGAAGTGCCATTCAGTCATCGTCCATATGATGCCATAGAGACAAGGGAAGTTATCATAACCGTGATGAGTGAGTTGAATCGCATTAATCCAATGATGCAGGAAAGTTTTGATTCTAGATCTCCATACATTGACATGAGTATCATGCCGAACGGACCCTTTATCTACAATGGCGAGCGGACGAGTCGATGGACTGCCGGATTGAGGGGAATCGGAGACAAAGATTTTGACTTTCTCAATGTAGTTCCACTGAACGGACTGGTTTATCATGGTGGACAAGATCCATCAAAATGGCGAGTTTATAATATATTCTATCTAAACCAGGGTCCGTTTAATTCTGTTGAAGATCTATACAAAGCCTACAAATCGACATCTTTGTACAAAATTCAGTATCCCAAAGGTACAAGGGATTTGATTAAAGAGGTCACATTTCCAAAACGCCGTTTATCCAACCCTTTGCGCCCGAATTCCCATCGAACTGGCACAAAAACGGTAGAACCCACTGGACCACGATACAGAATGAAGGGGCACGACATATCGTGGCTGGGTTGGGAGTTTTCAGTAACCACCTCACAGCATAGAGGACCAGCAGTCTTTAACGTTAAGTTCCGTGGAGAAAGAGTGGTGTATGAAAACGCATTGAACGACATAGGATTGCTTTATTCTGCGGACGGTTCCGGGCAGGACAACATCTTTTACACCGATTCTACTTTTGGTTTAGGAGCATCAAAAGTAGCTATTTCTGAGATCGACTGTCCATCCCATGCTGCTTATATTAAAAGCGTCATGTGGAACCCTGTGGCCATGAGAGGTTCGGAGAGACTTACGATTTGTATATTCGAAATGGATGCGCAGGAACCATTGTACAGGCATAAAGGCGATGATATTGAAGTGGGCATGCGCAACCGATATTTAGTAGCTCGGTATCCTACTCAACTTGGTAACTATGACTACTTGATTGATTTTCAGTTCCATCTTGACGGTAAAATAGTGACGACAGCAACAGCAACAGGTTTTATTCAAGCTTCATACTTGAACACTCTGAGCGATTTCTATAATCCTAAGGATCCGGGACGGACCCCGTTTGGCTACAGAGTGTCCAATGATATCATAGGACCTATTCACGATCACACTTTCTCTTTCAAAGTAGACCTGGACGTCGTTAGTGAGAAGAACGACTTCGAGCTGATTCACTGGAAATACGGCAATGTGATGGATGCCTTACGGACAGTGAAAAAGGAAAATATGAAGTAcccaaattatttttttcacaaCCAAACACGGTTTGTTGAATGGGAACATGTTCAAAATGAAACAGTTCTAGATATCGATTCTAAACACCCAAAATTTTGGACGTTTCTGAACAACAATGTAAAGAATTTCTGGAAAGTGAGTCGGGGATACCGCTTAGTGCCTATGCACTCGGGAACTCAAAACATAGAAAATGATCACCCGGATGCCAAACACCTATCATTTACACAACACCATCTAACGGTTACCAAAAGAAAAGAGAACGAACAGTATGTCAAACCAATTTACAATCCTGCTGACACAAAGGACCCCGAGCCATCCCGAAAGTATGTTGACGATATGGTGGACGGAGAGTCGATAGAGAATACCGACATCGTCGCCTGGGTCGCTTTAGGTTTCCTTCATATTCCTACGTCAGAGGACGTTCCCATGACAACAAAGGTCACTTCCGGTTTTACTTTAAAACCTTTTAACTTTTTTGACACCACGGCAGTTTTTGATATGCCGTCGCACGCAGTTGGCGTCAATAAAACAGTGTTTGACAGCGAACCGGAAGAGGAACCGTGTCAATATATACCACTCAGTGTTCAGGGGTGA